Proteins encoded together in one Pongo abelii isolate AG06213 chromosome 8, NHGRI_mPonAbe1-v2.0_pri, whole genome shotgun sequence window:
- the LCOR gene encoding ligand-dependent corepressor isoform X9 — MQRMIQQFAAEYTSKNSSTQDPSQPNSTKNQSLPKASPVTTSPTAATAQNPVLSKLLMADQDSPLDLTVRKSQSEPSEQDGVLDLSTKKSPCAGSTSLSHSPGCSSTQGNGRPGRPSQYRPDGLRSGDGVPPRSLQDGTREGFGHSTSLKVPLARSLQISEELLSRNQLSTAASLGPSGLQNHGQHLILSREASWAKPHYEFNLSRMKFRGNGALSNISDLPFLAENSAFPKMALQAKQDGKKDVSHSSPVDLKIPQVRGMDLSWESRTGDQYSYSSLVMGSQTESALSKKLRAILPKQNRKSMLDAGPDSWGSDAEQSTSGQPYPTSDQEGDPGSKQPRKKRGRYRQYNSEILEEAISVVMSGKMSVSKAQSIYGIPHSTLEYKVKERLGTLKNPPKKKMKLMRSEGPDVSVKIELDPQGEAAQSANESKNE; from the exons ATGCAGCGAATGATCCAACAATTTGCTGCTGAATATACCTCAAAAAATAGCTCTACTCAGGACCCCAGCCAGCCCAATAGCACAAAGAACCAAAGCCTGCCGAAAGCATCTCCAGTCACCACCTCTCCCACGGCTGCAACTGCTCAGAACCCTGTGCTCAGCAAACTTCTCATGGCTGACCAAGACTCACCTCTGGACCTTACTGTCAGAAAGTCTCAGTCAGAACCTAGCGAACAAG ACGGTGTACTTGATCTGTCCACTAAGAAAAGTCCATGTGCTGGCAGCACTTCCCTGAGCCACTCTCCAGGCTGCTCCAGTACTCAAGGGAACGG GCGACCTGGGAGACCCAGCCAGTACCGCCCAGACGGACTTCGGAGTGGTGATGGGGTACCTCCAAGAAGCTTACAGGATGGAACCAGGGAAGGTTTTGGACACTCCACATCACTCAAAGTTCCACTGGCTCGATCCCTGCAGATTAGTGAAGAACTACTGAGCAGAAACCAATTGTCCACAGCTGCCAGCCTTGGGCCATCTGGATTACAGAATCATGGACAACACTTAATATTATCCAGGGAAGCCTCTTGGGCAAAACCACATTACGAGTTCAACCTCAGCCGTATGAAGTTCAGGGGAAATGGTGCACTCAGCAACATCAGTGACCTTCCTTTTCTTGCAGAAAACTCTGCCTTTCCAAAAATGGCACTTCAAGCAAAACAAGATGGAAAAAAGGATGTGAGCCATTCATCTCCTGTAGATTTAAAGATACCACAAGTTCGAGGAATGGATCTTTCTTGGGAGTCTCGCACTGGTGATCAGTACAGCTATAGCTCTTTGGTAATGGGTTCACAAACGGAGAGCGCGCTTAGTAAAAAATTAAGGGCTATTCttccaaaacaaaatagaaaaagcatGTTAGATGCTGGACCCGATTCTTGGGGCTCAGATGCTGAGCAGTCTACCTCTGGACAGCCATATCCCACATCGGATCAAGAAGGAGATCCTGGCTCCAAGCAGCCTCGGAAGAAAAGAGGGCGTTACAGACAGTACAACAGTGAGATACTGGAGGAAGCAATCTCAGTGGTTATGAGTGgaaaaatgagtgtttccaaagCTCAGAGTATTTATGGGATTCCCCACAGTACACTGGAGTACAAAGTAAAGGAGAGGCTGGGCACTTTGAAAAACCCtccaaagaaaaagatgaaattaatgagGTCGGAGGGGCCAGATGTTTCTGTAAAGATTGAATTAGATCCCCAGGGAGAGGCAGCACAAAGTGCAAATGAATCAAAAAACGAGTAG